One segment of Amycolatopsis alba DSM 44262 DNA contains the following:
- a CDS encoding amidase: protein MTTAKPELAFTGLAEQASMLATGATTSVELTRLALEKAEASQSTLNAFKSLRAEEALREAENADRRLAAGETAPLLGVPTAIKDDLDVTGMPTAFGCEGDFALATTDSPPVAALREAGAVLIGKTNTPELGQWPFTEGPAFGATRNPWDTERTPGGSSGGAAAAIASGVIAAALGSDGAGSIRIPAAWTDLVGIKPQRGRVPTDRELFHGLTVVGPLARTVADAALLLDVAAGTGTAFQSAARREPGRMRIGLSTRIPFTATKTRLDPQAHAAVVRLAERFAELGHEIVEIEPDYRLIGLTFLPRSLVGVRDWSRRVPDQARLDPRTRANARQGSALAGPALRLARATEPLLQRQIGSVFGRVDVVLTPTTATPPPRIGTFDKLTGWQTDQAMIAACPYAWPWNVLGWPGVNVPAGLSPEGLPLGAQLLGPSHAEERLISLAAQLEEVERWQDRKPETAW, encoded by the coding sequence ATGACCACAGCGAAACCGGAGCTCGCCTTCACGGGCTTGGCCGAACAGGCTTCGATGCTCGCCACCGGCGCCACGACGTCGGTCGAGCTCACGCGCCTGGCGCTCGAAAAGGCCGAGGCCAGCCAGTCGACTCTCAACGCTTTCAAAAGCCTTCGCGCCGAAGAGGCCCTTCGCGAGGCTGAGAACGCCGACCGCCGGCTGGCCGCTGGAGAGACCGCTCCCCTGCTCGGCGTCCCCACCGCGATCAAGGACGACCTCGACGTCACCGGGATGCCGACGGCGTTCGGCTGCGAAGGCGACTTCGCCCTCGCGACAACGGATTCCCCGCCTGTCGCCGCGCTCCGCGAGGCGGGCGCGGTGCTCATCGGCAAGACCAACACCCCGGAACTCGGCCAGTGGCCGTTCACCGAGGGCCCGGCGTTCGGCGCGACCCGCAATCCCTGGGACACCGAGCGCACCCCTGGCGGTTCCTCGGGTGGCGCGGCGGCGGCCATCGCGTCGGGGGTGATCGCCGCCGCGCTGGGTTCCGACGGGGCGGGGTCGATCCGGATCCCGGCCGCGTGGACCGACCTGGTCGGGATCAAACCCCAGCGCGGCCGCGTCCCGACCGACCGGGAGCTCTTCCACGGCCTGACCGTGGTCGGCCCGCTCGCCCGCACCGTCGCCGACGCGGCCCTGCTGCTCGACGTCGCGGCGGGCACCGGCACCGCTTTCCAGTCGGCCGCGCGCCGCGAACCGGGCCGGATGCGGATCGGCCTGTCCACCAGGATCCCTTTCACCGCCACGAAAACCCGGCTGGACCCGCAGGCGCACGCGGCCGTCGTCCGGCTCGCGGAGCGGTTCGCCGAACTCGGCCACGAGATCGTCGAGATCGAACCCGACTACCGGCTGATCGGCCTCACCTTCCTGCCGCGTTCGCTCGTCGGCGTGCGTGACTGGTCCCGTCGCGTCCCGGACCAGGCACGGCTCGACCCGCGCACCCGCGCCAACGCGCGGCAGGGTTCGGCGCTGGCCGGACCGGCGCTGCGGCTCGCCAGGGCCACGGAACCGTTGCTGCAGCGGCAGATCGGCTCGGTGTTCGGCCGGGTGGACGTCGTCCTCACGCCGACCACCGCGACGCCGCCGCCGCGGATCGGCACCTTCGACAAGCTCACCGGCTGGCAGACCGACCAGGCCATGATCGCCGCGTGTCCGTACGCTTGGCCGTGGAACGTGCTGGGCTGGCCGGGGGTCAACGTCCCCGCCGGGCTGAGCCCGGAAGGCCTGCCGCTCGGGGCGCAGCTGCTCGGCCCCTCGCACGCGGAGGAACGGCTGATCTCGCTGGCCGCGCAACTGGAAGAGGTCGAACGGTGGCAGGACCGCAAGCCCGAGACCGCTTGGTGA
- a CDS encoding TetR/AcrR family transcriptional regulator: MNTRETILHAALKVVGEQGVGGLTNRRIATAASVSLGTLTYHFPSQTALLREAMLLFVEEETTKLTGFVDAYREQGLSVEQAASVVEQVISQLPFGTDELGAHELYLQAARDPGLQDAAARCFAAYDELALVILKTLGVPSPDRLTGPVVALIAGLQLRRLATGDDGVGVAQSLMMLVRGAS; encoded by the coding sequence GTGAACACCCGCGAGACGATCCTGCACGCCGCGCTCAAGGTGGTCGGGGAACAGGGTGTCGGCGGGCTGACCAACCGCCGGATCGCGACCGCCGCCAGTGTCTCGCTCGGCACGCTGACCTACCACTTCCCCAGCCAGACCGCGTTGCTGCGCGAGGCGATGCTGCTGTTCGTCGAGGAGGAGACCACGAAGCTGACCGGCTTCGTGGACGCGTACCGCGAGCAGGGCCTGAGTGTCGAGCAGGCCGCGTCGGTGGTCGAGCAGGTCATCTCGCAGCTTCCGTTCGGCACCGACGAACTCGGCGCGCATGAGCTGTACCTGCAGGCCGCGCGCGACCCAGGGCTCCAGGACGCGGCCGCGCGGTGTTTCGCCGCCTACGACGAACTGGCGCTGGTGATCCTGAAGACCCTCGGCGTGCCGTCGCCGGATCGGCTGACCGGCCCGGTCGTGGCGCTCATCGCCGGATTGCAGTTGCGCAGGCTGGCCACCGGCGACGACGGTGTCGGGGTGGCGCAGTCGCTGATGATGCTCGTCCGCGGCGCGTCGTGA
- a CDS encoding FixH family protein has protein sequence MDTQRRKPVLLISVVAVLVAAIVAWLVWPSGGGEQVQRSTQGPYTVQLSVVDPHKGGNVFALTVTGAVPEVVTVEPVMPQMGHALAPSPAIAEAPGRFRTGDVLLPMPGQWEITVSLRGPSGATQHVFPLLVK, from the coding sequence ATGGACACTCAGAGACGCAAACCGGTCCTGCTCATCTCCGTGGTCGCCGTGCTGGTGGCGGCGATCGTGGCCTGGCTGGTGTGGCCGAGCGGCGGCGGGGAGCAGGTCCAGCGCTCGACGCAGGGCCCGTACACCGTGCAGCTTTCGGTCGTGGATCCGCATAAGGGCGGCAATGTCTTCGCCCTGACCGTCACCGGCGCCGTGCCGGAAGTCGTCACCGTCGAACCGGTGATGCCGCAGATGGGGCACGCGCTCGCGCCGTCGCCCGCGATCGCGGAGGCACCGGGCCGGTTCCGCACCGGCGACGTCCTGCTGCCGATGCCGGGGCAATGGGAGATCACCGTTTCACTGCGCGGGCCGTCCGGCGCCACGCAGCACGTTTTTCCTTTGCTGGTCAAGTAA
- a CDS encoding oxygenase MpaB family protein yields MNGPPIVKGTAAWRYFGDFRTGLLAGQVLVLQVAHPVVAAGVRDHSDYVEDPWTRLMRTAASLSIYVYGGPEGARYEADRLRALHREFTGVDADGRRYGALNPHAYAWVHATLVMAPVDTQRFYGTPMTPSELDEYYAQMSDVGRILGLREQDLPSTWPEFERYYADMIDGFGPNDTISTLFETFRTVEKPWRWLPGKSWARIRRGQLFLIRATLPPVLRERLGLQWTERDQRRFDRFRAVARVAVGLVPTTLRSSLVRRIGRLNVWFRAHPRAYRFLGG; encoded by the coding sequence GTGAACGGTCCGCCGATCGTCAAGGGGACGGCGGCGTGGCGGTACTTCGGCGACTTCCGGACCGGCCTGCTGGCTGGTCAGGTGCTGGTGCTGCAGGTCGCGCATCCGGTCGTCGCGGCCGGGGTGCGCGATCATTCGGACTACGTCGAGGATCCGTGGACCCGGCTGATGCGCACGGCCGCGTCGCTGTCGATCTACGTCTACGGCGGCCCGGAAGGCGCCCGCTACGAAGCGGACCGGTTGCGCGCGCTGCATCGCGAGTTCACCGGGGTCGACGCCGACGGACGCCGCTACGGCGCGCTGAACCCGCACGCGTACGCCTGGGTGCATGCCACGCTCGTCATGGCTCCCGTCGACACGCAACGGTTCTACGGCACCCCGATGACACCGTCCGAATTGGACGAGTACTACGCGCAGATGAGCGATGTCGGAAGGATTCTCGGCCTGCGCGAGCAGGATCTGCCGTCGACATGGCCGGAATTCGAACGGTACTACGCGGACATGATCGACGGTTTCGGTCCGAACGACACGATCTCGACGCTGTTCGAGACGTTCCGGACGGTGGAGAAACCGTGGCGATGGCTGCCCGGCAAAAGCTGGGCGCGAATCCGGCGGGGCCAGCTGTTCCTCATTCGCGCCACCCTTCCGCCCGTACTGCGCGAGCGACTCGGTCTACAGTGGACAGAGCGGGACCAGCGCCGGTTCGACCGGTTCCGTGCCGTGGCGAGGGTGGCGGTCGGGCTGGTTCCGACGACGCTGCGGTCCTCGCTCGTGCGCCGGATCGGCAGGCTCAACGTCTGGTTCCGCGCCCATCCGCGTGCATACCGCTTCCTGGGCGGCTGA